A portion of the Podospora pseudoanserina strain CBS 124.78 chromosome 2, whole genome shotgun sequence genome contains these proteins:
- a CDS encoding hypothetical protein (EggNog:ENOG503P286; COG:S) produces the protein MSDQDHFHLLPLTIDPKSKSISSLGPSSRALEAELAALNNLHRTILTQIEPPHIVPPPPMPVNPKRSANVSKLRESGNNEYRKGRHAEAIKFYTLGLQMALTRAPWEPSQLVREEVHALYSNRAQAHMQLGNWPEAAVDAEASVAAKSQGNAKAWFRRGKCLLEMGRLQEAKGAVAKALEFEGEEKELAELLKEIEGRIAKEGN, from the coding sequence ATGTCTGACCAAGAccacttccacctcctccccctaaCCATCGACCCCAAATCCAaatccatctcctccctcggcccCTCCTCGCGAGCCCTTGAGGCCGAGCTCGCCGCCCTCAACAATCTCCACAgaaccatcctcacccaaaTCGAGCCCCCCCACAtcgtcccccctccccccatgcCCGTCAACCCAAAGCGCTCAGCCAACGTTTCCAAGCTTCGCGAGTCGGGCAACAACGAATACCGCAAGGGGCGCCACGCCGAAGCAATCAAGTTCTACACCCTCGGTCTCCAAATGGCGCTTACACGGGCCCCGTGGGAGCCGTCGCAGCTGGTGCGGGAGGAGGTCCACGCGCTGTATAGCAACAGGGCACAGGCGCATATGCAACTGGGGAACTGGCcagaggcggcggtggatgCAGAGGCGAGCGTGGCTGCCAAGAGCCAGGGTAATGCGAAGGCTTGGTTTAGGAGGGGGAAGTGCCTGCTTGAAATGGGGAGGTTGCAAGAGGCCAAGGGGGCGGTGGCCAAAGCGTTGGAgtttgaaggggaggagaaggagttggctgagttgttgaaggagattgaggggAGGATTGCGAAGGAGGGGAACTAG
- a CDS encoding hypothetical protein (EggNog:ENOG503PEZ8), producing the protein MCHGHPHIHGCGHQSMTWHYCPSALIDLETGYETACSNVTFAAPQPSNAACVLINCDYRSGGTGWTCCNCGGRNTSGWCKNMSPNPKWEKNTITNEWEWIETCDHGCCRNCAKDSSSNYGEPSRKDGKRSKDSRKHRHRTQGEAGSSSAADPMASYNITLDYSSKESRGLSRKEGKSSSGHKKK; encoded by the exons ATGTGCCACGGACATCCGCATATCCACGGCTGTGGCCACCAATCCATGACTTGGCATTACTGCCCGTCAGCCCTGATCGACCTTGAGACGGGGTACGAGACAGCGTGCTCCAATGTCACCTTTGCTGCTCCCCAGCCATCCAATGCCGCCTGTGTGCTGATCAATTGCGATTACCGCAGTGGGGGCACAGGGTGGACGTGCTGCAACTGCGGAGGGCGTAACACCAGCGGGTGGTGCAAGAACATGTCACCCAATCCCAAATGGGAGAAGAACACGATCACCAACGAATGGGAATGGATCGAGACCTGTGACCACGGGTGTTGTCGGAATTGTGCCAAAGACT CCTCGAGCAACTACGGCGAGCCCAGCCGCAAAGACGGGAAGAGAAGTAAGGATTCTCGAAAACACCGCCACCGAACACAAGGAGAAGCCGGGTCTTCTTCGGCAGCTGATCCCATGGCCTCGTACAACATCACGCTGGACTACAGCAGCAAAGAGTCGAGGGGATTGTCCCGGAAAGAGGGAAAGTCGTCCTCGGGGCACAAGAAGAAATAG
- a CDS encoding hypothetical protein (EggNog:ENOG503P3IK): MGGGDVPPYVGEVPLELPMGLATNQPVSSTQYVNPTEDWESRPGRPAPQPLHQPPVDTGNGGLGQSRYCWESVALPLPQKEDCFPEAFHRTFQSGSTPTHSLPPPSLNGAHSTSRDPTNAQGQHAYLSQFHAQAAYPDGVFGSSVDITQEHRFPYCLSRVDSGSLRASPGNLLDTEASSICSAYVHVTKEGNGHTWDELQKSEVQDVDEQIIVPMETALVGGWVAVEQALMLDVTQQGAAAAVNQGLAIKAEPELEEPEEQRRKRQRENLRKQTSDTRTMRACIRCHNQRVRCLPNVDNPNDPLAPCVTCLKVRRESKKTIHNLPCLRYKLASVVLQRDGGLGYTKRFDHTQLINIRANDWADNHIKVIEMAQGLCETPMTLKVRAFRAVEGDQLVRNFVGRDGIRIPAYGLVNVKEHGRAFQHYIAANAIKGLEDSAKDSDDLVKVIYSMIAEHLRQSSRHKQNREENRDKKSVDLAEFLLKAVRLWFAIRHQTGSAWICGQESLGMESRELKTRYIPRMIVAQFDSIRYHTVFKSQVPQFLSMFEKILSSGPELWKDSKDAWFTAFLVVFLFLHNVACICKDRYRHAKENSKGRPLETRYGPRDHPLTTFVEDVQHGAGVMLAYWTYFKRCDLMNFEWDAESVSKSAIKYLDTRQLAFLKGTIDCLKDKTTSIPSTPQEGCWEHELYWISLMFVSEPSMTSSWKPPVVFSTVNPSVGNEQ, translated from the exons atgggtgggggagatgtcCCCCCATACGTCGGTGAGGTTCCTTTAGAGCTGCCCATGGGACTTGCCACCAACCAGCCTGTTTCTTCTACGCAATACGTGAATCCAACCGAAGATTGGGAATCGCGGCCTGGCCGCCCAGCACCTCAGCCGCTACACCAGCCGCCAGTCGATACCGGTAATGGCGGGCTTGGTCAGTCTCGCTATTGCTGGGAAAGTGTCGCATTGCCACTACCGCAGAAGGAAGATTGTTTCCCGGAGGCCTTCCATCGCACCTTTCAGTCCGGCTCTACACCCACGCATAgcctgccgccgccttcaCTAAATGGGGCCCATTCGACCTCGAGGGACCCAACAAATGCCCAGGGGCAACATGCGTACTTATCGCAATTTCACGCCCAGGCAGCATATCCTGATGGGGTATTTGGTAGCAGTGTCGATATCACCCAAGAGCATCGTTTTCCATATTGTCTTTCGAGGGTCGACAGTGGTTCCTTGAGAGCTAGCCCTGGCAACTTGCTAGACACCGAAGCCTCATCGATTTGCAGTGCATATGTGCATGTCACAAAAGAGGGAAATGGCCACACCTGGGATGAGCTTCAGAAATCAGAGGTGCAAGATGTTGATGAACAGATCATTGTACCTATGGAAACGGCTCTTGTTGGCGGCTGGGTCGCCGTGGAGCAAGCGCTGATGTTGGACGTCACTCAGCAAGGCGCAGCGGCCGCTGTCAATCAAGGGCTGGCGATCAAAGCAGAGCCCGAACTGGAAGAACCGGAAGAACAGCGACGGAAACGGCAGAGAGAGAATTTGAGGAAACAGACCTCCGATACCAGGACCATGCGGGCCTGCATACGATGTCATAACCAGAGAGTGAGG TGTCTTCCCAATGTGGATAACCCGAATGACCCTTTGGCACCTTGCGTCACCTGTCTCAAGGTGCGCAGGGAGTCCAAAAAGACTATCCATAACCTCCCGTGTCTTCGTTACAAGCTGGCTTCGGTGGTGTTGCAGCGAGATGGGGGGCTGGGCTACACGAAGCGATTTGATCATACCCAGTTGATCAACATCAGGGCGAACGATTGGGCAGACAATCACATCAAGGTCATTGAAATGGCTCAAGGGCTCTGCGAAACGCCAATGACACTTAAAGTGCGGGCGTTCAGGGCAGTCGAGGGTGATCAGCTCGTCCGGAATTTTGTTGGCAGGGATGGAATAAGAATTCCGGCGTACGGTCTCGTGAATGTGAAGGAACACGGGCGAGCCTTTCAACACTACATCGCGGCCAATGCTATCAAGGGATTGGAAGATTCGGCCAAGGACTCTGATGATCTCGTCAAAGTTATTTATTCCATGATCGCGGAGCATCTTCGGCAGTCATCG CGGCACAAACAAAACCGAGAAGAAAATCGGGACAAGAAAAGCGTAGATCTGGCTGAGTTTCTACTAAAAGCTGTTCGCCTATGGTTTGCGATTC GACACCAAACCGGCTCGGCATGGATTTGCGGTCAAGAGTCACTGGGGATGGAATCGAGGGAGCTGAAGACGAGGTACATTCCCCGAATGATCGTGGCACAGTTTGACAGCATTCGGTATCACACGGTATTCAAGAGCCAGGTGCCACAATTTCTGAGTATGTTCGAAAAGATTCTCAGCTCGGGTCCCGAACTCTGGAAGGATTCGAAGGATGCATGGTTTACGGCCTTTCTGGTTGTGTTCTTGTTTCTCCACAATGTGGCCTGCATTTGCAAAGATCGGTACCGTCATGCAAAGGAAAACTCGAAAGGGCGGCCTCTG GAGACACGTTACGGCCCAAGAGACCACCCGCTTACAACGTTCGTCGAAGACGTCCAGCATGGTGCCGGTGTGATGTTGGCGTACTGGACCTACTTCAAGCGTTGTGATCTGATGAATTTCGAGTGGGATGCCGAGAGCGTCTCAAAATCGGCCATCAAATATCTTGATACTCGCCAGCTTGCATTTTTGAAGGGGACGATCGACTGTCTCAAAGACAAAA CGACTTCAATCCCGAGCACGCCACAAGAGGGCTGCTGGGAACATGAACTCTACTGGATATCTCTGATGTTTGTCTCAGAGCCGTCTATGACGAGCTCATGGAAGCCCCCCGTTGTCTTTTCGACTGTGAATCCAAGCGTGGGCAACGAGCAATGA
- a CDS encoding hypothetical protein (EggNog:ENOG503P6RP) has protein sequence MSLDSASRPIMAPSEKRYSTYSMTPSDAPTTLSTDSMTAEIRPIVDGLERLKNPRLADQRVYLNEEKTTNLQKLALSAKLERALDRRMSSQDAVMRPRKPSVVVAEKEKA, from the exons ATGTCCCTCGACTCGGCCAGTCGTCCCATCATGGCTCCATCG GAGAAGCGCTACAGCACCTACAGCATGACACCCTCCGacgcccccaccaccctcagcacCGACAGCATGACTGCCGAGATCAGGCCCATCGTCGACGGCCTCGAGCGCCTCAAGAACCCTCGCCTCGCCGACCAGCGCGTGTACCTTAATGAAGAAAAGACTACCAACCTCCAGAAGCTTGCCCTCAGCGCCAAGCTCGAGCGCGCCCTTGACCGGAGGATGAGCAGCCAAGATGCCGTCATGCGGCCGCGGAAACCATCAGTTGTCGttgccgagaaggagaaggcttgA